One Rhizobiales bacterium GAS188 DNA window includes the following coding sequences:
- a CDS encoding Radical SAM superfamily protein, with the protein MARPEATPAGELFHFVMIKPSHYDDDGYPIQWVRSAIPSNTLACLNGLTEDGRQREVLGSNVDLRLHTYDETNRRVRPDKIIRMIRREGGKALIGLVGVQSNQFPRAVDLARPFLAAQLPVVIGGFHVSGCLAMLPEMPQEIRDAQALGVSIFAGEAEDGRLGEVLRDAYADKLKPLYNYLNDAPALEGEPAPILPRKHVLRTSGSLSSIDLGRGCPYQCSFCTIINVQGRKSRYRTPDDVEKTIRDNHAQGIKRFFITDDNFARNRNWEVLFDRIIEIREREGWNLGFTIQVDTLCHKIPNFIEKAQKAGVRRVFIGLENINPDNLITAKKRQNKITEYREMLQKWRDHGAITYAGYILGFPADTKESILRDMEIIKRELPLDLVEFFMLTPLPGSEDHKLLLQKGVWMDGDLNKYDLDHRVCHHGKMSDKEWEEAYRAAWDAFYTPEHVRTVLKRSAASKIGRPKTTLSTIMWFRLMTLYEDVHPLEGGGLRLKFRRDRRHGMPIESPLVFYPRYFGETLVKAWRYWRYYRQCMGTLKEVLAAPDRYSYTDLAIEKPDMQEFERLGLYHETRGGEEAVRRKRRDDANRARDARPAAVMAGQ; encoded by the coding sequence ATGGCGAGGCCAGAAGCCACTCCTGCGGGAGAGCTGTTCCATTTCGTGATGATCAAGCCGTCCCACTACGATGATGACGGCTATCCGATCCAGTGGGTCAGGTCGGCCATTCCATCGAACACGCTTGCTTGTCTCAACGGCCTCACCGAGGACGGGCGCCAGCGCGAAGTGCTCGGATCCAACGTCGATCTGCGTCTGCACACCTATGACGAAACCAATCGGCGGGTACGCCCGGACAAGATCATCCGCATGATCCGCAGGGAAGGTGGCAAGGCGCTCATCGGCCTCGTCGGAGTTCAGTCGAACCAGTTCCCGCGCGCTGTCGATCTCGCCAGGCCGTTCCTGGCTGCCCAGCTGCCCGTCGTGATTGGCGGCTTCCATGTTTCCGGCTGCCTCGCCATGCTACCTGAGATGCCGCAGGAGATACGCGACGCCCAGGCGCTTGGCGTCTCCATCTTCGCGGGCGAGGCAGAGGATGGTCGCCTTGGCGAGGTGCTGCGCGATGCCTATGCCGACAAATTGAAGCCACTCTACAATTATCTCAACGATGCCCCGGCGCTCGAAGGTGAGCCCGCGCCCATTTTGCCGCGCAAGCACGTGCTGCGCACCTCCGGTTCGCTCTCGAGCATCGATCTCGGACGCGGCTGCCCGTATCAATGCTCCTTCTGCACTATTATCAATGTGCAGGGACGCAAGAGCCGCTACCGCACGCCAGACGATGTCGAAAAGACGATCCGTGATAACCATGCGCAAGGCATCAAGCGCTTCTTCATCACCGACGACAATTTTGCCCGCAACCGCAATTGGGAGGTGCTGTTCGACCGGATCATTGAGATCCGCGAGCGCGAGGGCTGGAATCTTGGTTTCACCATTCAGGTCGACACGCTGTGCCATAAGATCCCGAACTTCATCGAGAAGGCGCAGAAGGCAGGGGTGCGCCGCGTATTCATTGGACTTGAGAATATCAATCCCGACAATTTGATCACCGCCAAGAAACGTCAAAACAAGATCACCGAATACCGCGAGATGCTGCAGAAATGGCGCGATCACGGGGCTATCACCTATGCGGGTTATATTCTGGGCTTCCCTGCCGATACCAAGGAATCCATCCTACGCGACATGGAGATCATCAAACGCGAGCTACCGCTCGACCTCGTTGAATTCTTCATGCTCACGCCACTACCCGGCTCCGAAGATCATAAGCTCCTCTTGCAGAAGGGCGTGTGGATGGATGGGGATCTCAACAAATACGATCTTGACCATCGCGTGTGCCACCACGGCAAAATGTCGGATAAAGAGTGGGAGGAGGCCTACCGCGCCGCCTGGGACGCATTTTACACGCCCGAGCATGTGCGCACCGTCCTCAAACGCAGTGCCGCAAGCAAGATCGGGCGGCCGAAGACGACGCTCTCGACCATCATGTGGTTTCGTCTCATGACACTCTACGAGGATGTGCATCCGCTCGAGGGCGGCGGGCTCCGCCTGAAGTTCCGGCGCGATCGCCGCCATGGCATGCCGATCGAAAGCCCTTTAGTCTTCTATCCGCGCTATTTCGGCGAAACGCTCGTCAAGGCTTGGCGCTATTGGCGCTATTACCGCCAATGCATGGGCACCCTCAAGGAGGTGCTCGCCGCCCCCGACCGCTATAGCTACACGGATCTTGCCATCGAGAAGCCCGATATGCAGGAATTCGAGCGCCTCGGCCTTTATCACGAGACGCGTGGGGGCGAGGAGGCAGTGCGGCGGAAGCGGCGCGACGACGCGAACCGGGCTCGCGATGCGCGGCCCGCGGCTGTCATGGCCGGGCAGTAG
- a CDS encoding NitT/TauT family transport system substrate-binding protein: MRGSSHLLSVHLLSLAASIVLLGSGARAETINISTWAHGAPLQEAVIATQPDLLKMIPGEVKWLPISSGPAALAGMKGGAYNIVNGVGNPPVTTAIANGVNLKVVWAQFYDSAGIVIDASLAGPAEMAGKTFGTLQGSSEDFAFNGWLVSKGLADKVKLVGLERQAMVAAFKTKAIAGGLNSEPGMSEMVGSGGKLIASTREIGALGYPALDVVSVDAEFATQHPDVVQGYVCAQYGAYKLMTGPQKDEVFRKAAAFVGADPDQAVKVGTAWPIWKPEDELTERGLGAPGHVAESEVAKAYLNTGAWLKAQGRLENPPSMEVIVAHIDTQYAQKAIAGGCH, from the coding sequence ATGCGCGGCTCTTCTCATCTCCTCTCAGTCCATCTCCTGTCGCTCGCTGCCAGCATCGTGCTTCTCGGAAGCGGGGCGCGCGCCGAGACCATCAATATCTCGACCTGGGCGCATGGCGCGCCTTTGCAGGAGGCGGTCATCGCCACGCAGCCCGACCTCCTGAAGATGATACCGGGCGAGGTGAAGTGGCTGCCGATCTCGAGCGGGCCGGCTGCTCTCGCCGGGATGAAGGGCGGCGCCTACAACATCGTCAACGGCGTCGGCAACCCGCCGGTGACGACCGCCATCGCCAACGGCGTCAACCTCAAAGTGGTCTGGGCGCAATTCTACGACAGCGCCGGCATCGTCATCGACGCTTCGCTCGCAGGACCCGCCGAAATGGCGGGCAAGACCTTCGGCACCTTGCAGGGCTCGTCGGAAGATTTCGCCTTCAATGGCTGGCTCGTCTCCAAGGGGCTTGCCGACAAGGTCAAGCTCGTCGGCCTCGAGCGGCAGGCGATGGTGGCGGCCTTCAAGACCAAGGCGATCGCCGGCGGCCTGAATTCCGAGCCAGGCATGAGCGAGATGGTCGGCTCCGGCGGTAAGCTCATCGCTTCGACCCGCGAGATCGGCGCGCTCGGCTATCCGGCGCTCGACGTGGTCAGCGTCGATGCCGAGTTCGCCACGCAGCATCCCGATGTGGTGCAGGGTTATGTCTGCGCCCAATACGGCGCCTACAAGCTCATGACCGGCCCGCAGAAGGACGAGGTCTTCCGCAAGGCCGCGGCCTTCGTCGGGGCCGACCCCGACCAGGCCGTCAAGGTCGGCACGGCCTGGCCGATCTGGAAGCCCGAGGACGAGCTGACCGAGCGCGGCCTCGGCGCGCCCGGACATGTGGCCGAGAGCGAGGTCGCCAAGGCCTATCTGAACACCGGCGCCTGGCTCAAGGCGCAAGGCCGCCTGGAAAATCCGCCGAGCATGGAGGTGATCGTCGCCCATATCGACACGCAATACGCGCAGAAGGCGATTGCCGGCGGGTGCCATTAG
- a CDS encoding NitT/TauT family transport system permease protein/taurine transport system permease protein: MTIPAPSPALAPAAPRTLPSRSLANRNWAISIASVVLGVIVWQVAALVIDDKVLLPTPVTTAAVLMRYLQAPYPANGETLIGHALVSLGRVLGGFVIGSVVGIGIGALMAGFRGFRAMVDPFIEITRPLPPLAFVPVLIVWFGIGEAPKIILIAAGVVPVMAISTAAGLAGVPDEMLNAARCLGASEWYTMLHVRIRAAVPQIITGMRLSVGLSWTSIVAVEMIAATSGLGFVILQAGQFLNTGLIFAGILVIAVLGLGIDAGLRRLQRHLDPTMRP, encoded by the coding sequence ATGACGATACCTGCACCCTCGCCGGCGCTTGCGCCCGCCGCGCCACGGACCCTGCCGTCGAGATCTTTGGCGAACCGCAATTGGGCGATATCGATCGCGAGCGTTGTGCTCGGCGTCATCGTCTGGCAGGTCGCGGCGCTCGTCATCGACGACAAGGTGCTGCTGCCGACCCCGGTGACGACGGCTGCCGTCCTGATGCGCTATCTGCAGGCGCCCTATCCGGCGAATGGCGAGACGCTGATCGGCCATGCGCTCGTCAGCCTCGGCCGGGTGCTCGGCGGCTTCGTGATCGGCTCGGTGGTCGGCATCGGCATCGGCGCGCTGATGGCGGGCTTTCGCGGCTTTCGCGCCATGGTCGACCCCTTCATCGAGATCACGAGGCCATTGCCGCCGCTCGCCTTCGTGCCGGTGCTGATCGTGTGGTTCGGCATCGGCGAGGCGCCGAAGATCATCCTGATCGCCGCGGGCGTCGTGCCGGTGATGGCGATCTCGACGGCCGCCGGCCTTGCCGGAGTGCCCGACGAGATGCTGAACGCGGCCCGCTGCCTCGGCGCCTCCGAATGGTACACCATGCTGCATGTGCGCATCCGCGCCGCCGTGCCCCAGATCATCACCGGCATGCGCCTTTCGGTCGGCCTCTCCTGGACCAGCATCGTCGCGGTCGAGATGATCGCCGCCACTTCCGGCCTCGGCTTCGTGATCCTGCAGGCCGGGCAGTTCCTCAACACCGGCCTGATCTTCGCCGGCATCCTGGTGATCGCGGTCCTCGGCCTCGGCATCGATGCCGGCTTGCGGCGCCTGCAACGCCATCTCGATCCGACCATGCGGCCTTGA
- a CDS encoding NitT/TauT family transport system ATP-binding protein, whose protein sequence is MFRRGGQSTQALRTIDLKIGAGEFVSLLGPSGCGKSTLLHIVAGFVKQDAGEVTAHGRVVEGPSADRGVLFQSPTLFPWLSSRDNVLFGPRASGEMRGDAGARADALLAMVGLADFRDHYPHQLSGGMRHRAALARALINRPRILLMDEPFAALDAITRESMQNFLLELWQRERMTVLFVTHDVEEAALLSDRVCVMSARPGRIVAVEEIGLERPRDEALRDTPRFVALRRRLRERLADA, encoded by the coding sequence GTGTTCCGGCGGGGCGGGCAGTCGACGCAGGCGCTGCGCACCATCGATCTCAAGATCGGCGCGGGGGAGTTCGTGTCGCTGCTCGGGCCTTCGGGCTGCGGCAAGTCGACCCTGCTGCATATCGTGGCGGGCTTCGTCAAGCAGGATGCCGGCGAGGTCACTGCGCATGGCAGGGTGGTCGAGGGGCCGAGCGCCGATCGCGGCGTCCTGTTCCAGTCGCCGACCCTGTTTCCCTGGCTAAGTTCCAGGGACAATGTGCTCTTCGGTCCGCGCGCCTCGGGTGAGATGCGAGGCGATGCCGGCGCCCGCGCCGACGCTCTCTTGGCGATGGTCGGCCTCGCCGATTTCCGCGACCATTACCCGCACCAGCTTTCGGGCGGCATGCGCCATCGCGCCGCGCTGGCACGAGCCCTGATCAACCGGCCGCGCATCCTGCTCATGGACGAGCCCTTCGCGGCGCTCGACGCCATCACGCGTGAATCGATGCAGAACTTCCTGCTGGAGCTGTGGCAGCGCGAGCGCATGACGGTGCTGTTCGTCACTCATGACGTCGAGGAGGCAGCGCTCCTATCCGACCGCGTCTGCGTGATGTCGGCGCGGCCGGGCCGCATCGTCGCCGTCGAGGAGATCGGGCTCGAGCGCCCGCGCGACGAGGCGCTGCGCGACACTCCCCGATTCGTGGCCTTGCGTCGCCGCCTGCGGGAAAGATTGGCCGACGCATGA
- a CDS encoding DNA-binding transcriptional regulator, GntR family — protein MCYNSDQGPVNRGADTDRPRKVLWIRKVLVLRIDKQPTDRQPAEMRQNEMRFGTAGPSSRGAGARGLKLGRVSRVQPLGEQAADSLRTALRRGALLPGQRLTTRDVAATLDISLTPAREALNRLTAERVLELTPDRVAMVPVLTQARYTELCAIRLSLEGMAAHAACRRLTAEDVAHLEKLYAVHETAYAARDAKTSLRHNEDFHFTIYAGAGMPALLQIVETLWLQVGPSMNFLFTASYDESWTGGRNHRAMLDAIRAGDAAALSRAVRRDLLDGRKRLTAVLPE, from the coding sequence ATGTGTTATAACAGCGACCAAGGTCCCGTCAACCGAGGCGCAGACACGGACCGCCCGCGCAAGGTTCTTTGGATCAGGAAGGTTCTTGTTTTGAGGATCGACAAACAGCCGACCGATCGGCAGCCGGCCGAGATGCGGCAAAATGAGATGCGATTTGGCACGGCGGGCCCGTCGTCGCGCGGCGCCGGTGCCAGAGGCTTGAAGCTCGGCCGGGTCAGCCGCGTCCAGCCGCTGGGCGAGCAAGCAGCCGACAGCCTCAGGACGGCGCTGCGCCGAGGCGCGTTGCTGCCGGGCCAGAGGCTGACGACACGCGATGTGGCGGCGACCCTCGATATCAGCCTGACGCCGGCGCGCGAGGCGCTCAACCGCCTGACGGCCGAGCGCGTGCTCGAGCTCACGCCCGACCGGGTGGCGATGGTCCCGGTGCTGACGCAGGCTCGCTACACCGAGCTCTGTGCCATCCGCCTCAGCCTCGAAGGCATGGCGGCGCATGCGGCCTGCCGGCGGTTGACGGCCGAGGATGTGGCCCATCTGGAAAAGCTCTATGCGGTGCATGAGACGGCTTATGCGGCGCGGGACGCCAAGACCTCGCTGCGCCACAACGAGGATTTCCATTTCACCATCTATGCGGGGGCCGGCATGCCGGCGCTTCTGCAAATTGTCGAGACGCTGTGGCTGCAGGTCGGCCCGTCGATGAATTTCCTGTTCACCGCCTCCTATGACGAGAGCTGGACGGGCGGGCGCAACCACCGCGCCATGCTGGACGCCATTCGCGCGGGCGACGCGGCGGCGTTGTCGCGCGCCGTGCGCCGCGACCTTCTCGATGGGCGCAAGCGCCTGACCGCCGTTTTGCCGGAATGA
- a CDS encoding Glutamate or tyrosine decarboxylase: protein MREKIRFEDAGRPRQAVMDELKRQHEGDVDWRGGRAPLYVFSATQEVQALGQAAFNEFFSENALGARRAFPSLMRMEGEVIAMGLDLFHGADAGAGNMTSGGTESIVMAIKAARDFHRKRRGEPLLRGNIVLPLSAHPAFDKGAALMDIEVRRVPLTDDLVADPALMEQACDADTLMLVGSVPCFSYGTIDPIAELAALASRKGIWLHVDACVGGWMAPFARDIGRKIPAFDFGVAGVMSLSADLHKFGFCPKPASTIFYREATLQACQEFVFDSWPSGRFATQTLVGTRPGGAVAAAWAVLRHLGRDGYRQIAAELMAMRDAYLEALLQIPGMQIRGKPALANIAFGCDDVDMGKVATLMGQRGWLPGMVRTPPSLHLMLSLHHAQAREAYVTDVAACIETARGGENVTATSASYA from the coding sequence ATGCGAGAAAAGATCCGTTTCGAGGATGCGGGCCGGCCCCGCCAGGCGGTCATGGACGAGCTCAAGCGGCAGCATGAGGGCGACGTCGACTGGCGCGGCGGCCGGGCGCCGCTCTACGTCTTCAGCGCCACGCAAGAGGTGCAGGCGCTAGGCCAGGCGGCGTTCAACGAATTCTTCTCCGAGAATGCGCTTGGCGCGCGCCGCGCCTTTCCGAGCCTGATGCGCATGGAGGGCGAGGTGATCGCCATGGGGCTCGATTTGTTCCATGGCGCGGATGCCGGCGCGGGCAATATGACGTCGGGCGGCACGGAAAGCATCGTGATGGCCATCAAGGCGGCCCGCGATTTTCATCGCAAGCGCCGCGGCGAGCCGTTACTGCGCGGCAATATCGTGCTGCCGCTCTCGGCCCATCCGGCCTTCGACAAGGGCGCGGCCTTGATGGACATCGAGGTCCGCCGCGTGCCGCTCACCGACGACCTCGTCGCCGATCCGGCGCTGATGGAACAGGCCTGCGATGCCGACACGCTGATGCTGGTCGGCTCCGTGCCCTGCTTCTCCTACGGCACCATCGACCCGATCGCCGAGCTTGCAGCGCTCGCGAGCCGCAAGGGGATCTGGCTGCATGTCGATGCCTGCGTCGGCGGCTGGATGGCGCCCTTCGCGCGCGATATCGGGCGCAAGATCCCGGCATTCGATTTCGGTGTCGCGGGCGTCATGTCGCTCTCGGCCGACCTGCACAAATTCGGCTTCTGCCCAAAGCCCGCTTCGACCATCTTCTATCGCGAAGCGACCTTGCAGGCCTGCCAGGAATTCGTCTTCGATAGCTGGCCGAGCGGCCGTTTCGCCACGCAGACGCTGGTCGGCACGCGCCCGGGCGGTGCGGTCGCCGCGGCCTGGGCCGTGCTGCGTCATCTCGGCCGCGACGGCTATCGCCAGATCGCCGCCGAGCTGATGGCGATGCGCGATGCCTATCTCGAGGCGCTCCTGCAGATCCCCGGCATGCAGATCAGGGGCAAGCCGGCGCTCGCCAACATCGCCTTCGGCTGCGACGACGTCGATATGGGCAAGGTCGCGACCCTGATGGGTCAGCGCGGCTGGCTGCCCGGAATGGTGCGCACCCCACCCAGCCTGCACCTGATGCTGTCGCTGCATCACGCGCAGGCGCGCGAGGCCTATGTCACGGATGTCGCAGCCTGCATCGAGACGGCGCGCGGCGGGGAGAACGTCACCGCGACGAGCGCGAGCTATGCGTGA
- a CDS encoding RNA polymerase, sigma subunit, ECF family, translated as MSGTATGLQGAHNQEARNGLDRLLGELRPKLHRYCARMTGSVVDGEDVVQEALVKAIEAFAKAGPLANPEGWLFRIAHNAALDFLRRRARQEAIYSDEDPDMIVDPSRATEDRQVAATSLRAFMRLPVTQRSSVILMDVLGYSLQEIGSVTESSLPTVKAALHRGRERLRELANEPDDLPVPALAEPERSLLSAYVDRFNARDFDTIRDMLADEVRLELVNRLRLQGAKAVGNYFHNYSRIPDWHLVGGFVDRRPALLVLDPSDPAGAPSYFVLLEWADDRIGTIRDFRYARYAIEGAEVYVPG; from the coding sequence ATGAGCGGAACCGCGACCGGCCTCCAAGGAGCGCATAACCAGGAAGCTCGCAACGGTCTCGACCGGCTTCTGGGCGAGTTGCGGCCGAAGCTGCATCGCTACTGCGCCCGCATGACCGGTTCGGTGGTCGATGGCGAGGATGTGGTCCAGGAGGCGCTGGTGAAGGCGATCGAGGCCTTCGCCAAGGCGGGACCGCTCGCCAATCCGGAAGGTTGGCTGTTTCGCATCGCGCATAATGCGGCACTGGATTTCCTGCGGCGCCGGGCCCGGCAGGAGGCCATCTACTCCGATGAGGATCCCGACATGATCGTCGACCCTTCAAGGGCAACGGAGGATCGCCAGGTCGCGGCCACGAGCTTGCGCGCCTTCATGCGGCTCCCGGTCACGCAACGCTCGAGCGTCATCCTCATGGACGTGCTCGGCTATTCGCTGCAGGAGATCGGCTCGGTCACCGAGAGCAGCCTCCCGACCGTCAAGGCCGCCTTGCATCGTGGGCGCGAACGCCTGCGCGAGCTCGCAAACGAGCCCGATGATCTTCCCGTTCCCGCATTGGCCGAACCCGAGCGCTCGCTGCTGTCGGCCTATGTCGACCGCTTCAACGCACGCGACTTCGACACGATCCGCGACATGCTCGCCGACGAAGTTCGCCTCGAGCTCGTCAACCGGCTTCGACTCCAGGGCGCCAAGGCAGTGGGCAACTACTTCCACAATTATTCGCGCATTCCGGATTGGCATCTCGTCGGGGGCTTCGTCGACAGGCGCCCGGCTCTGCTGGTGCTCGACCCCAGCGATCCGGCCGGCGCGCCGAGCTATTTCGTTCTCCTGGAATGGGCCGATGACAGGATCGGGACTATCCGCGATTTCCGCTATGCGCGCTACGCGATCGAGGGCGCGGAGGTGTATGTGCCGGGGTGA
- a CDS encoding Predicted dithiol-disulfide oxidoreductase, DUF899 family, translating into MMHNNPIVSRDEWLTARRELLYKEKKLTRQRDRLNAERRALPWVKVEKPYVFDGPNGPVALADLFDGRSQLIIYHFMFGPGWQQGCPSCSLIADQFDSALVHLEHRDVTLVAVSRATLPEIEAFRKRMGWRFTWVSSHDNGFNADYRVSFTKDEMTKGEFDYNYGLNAFPREEAPGASVFYKDAAGEVFHTYSCYARGAEPLIGTYAYLDLTPKGRDEAQLPFPMAWIRHHDRYVDNPVAKGKASARDTAAA; encoded by the coding sequence ATGATGCACAACAACCCGATCGTTTCCCGAGACGAATGGCTCACGGCTCGCAGGGAGCTCTTGTACAAGGAAAAGAAGCTCACGCGGCAGCGGGACCGATTGAACGCCGAGCGTCGCGCCCTCCCCTGGGTGAAGGTCGAAAAGCCCTATGTGTTCGACGGTCCGAACGGGCCTGTGGCGCTCGCCGATCTCTTCGACGGCCGCAGCCAGCTGATCATCTATCACTTCATGTTCGGGCCCGGATGGCAGCAAGGCTGCCCGAGCTGCTCCCTCATCGCCGACCAGTTCGACAGTGCCCTCGTGCATCTCGAACACCGCGATGTGACGCTGGTTGCCGTGTCGCGTGCGACCTTGCCTGAGATCGAAGCCTTCAGGAAGCGCATGGGCTGGCGCTTCACATGGGTCTCGTCCCACGACAACGGTTTCAACGCCGATTATCGCGTGTCCTTCACCAAGGACGAAATGACGAAGGGCGAGTTCGACTACAATTACGGCCTGAACGCGTTCCCGCGCGAAGAAGCTCCGGGCGCCAGCGTCTTCTACAAGGATGCGGCCGGCGAGGTCTTCCACACCTATTCCTGCTATGCGCGCGGCGCCGAACCGTTGATCGGCACCTACGCCTATCTCGACCTCACGCCGAAGGGCCGCGACGAAGCGCAATTGCCGTTCCCTATGGCCTGGATCCGCCACCATGATCGCTACGTCGACAACCCTGTCGCCAAGGGCAAGGCGTCGGCACGCGATACGGCTGCGGCGTAG
- a CDS encoding drug resistance transporter, EmrB/QacA subfamily encodes MNASNEITTKRWVLALTSAASFIVILDAMVVTTALSAIRIDLGASIEVLEWTVNAYNLSFAVLLLTGAALGDRFGRKRMFTLGLAIFVAASAGCALAGNAYWLVAARAAQGAGAALVMPLAMALLSAAYPPQERGKALGIYSGLIGLALIVGPVLGGAVVEGLTWQWIFWINLPLGFIVIALIRMRIEESFGPGTSIDFAGVALVTGAALGIVWGLMRGNRAGWTSPEVLIAMAAGALLAIAFIRFELGSAEPMVPMRFFRSRSFSSAIGASFLFYAAMYGVVFFLPLFLQVAQGNGPLGAGLRLLPWTATLFVVAPLAGGLVNRIGERPLVVCGLTLQAVGMAWIGLIATPDLAYGKLIIPLILAGSGVSMAMPAAQNAAMSAVAKAEIGKASGIFNMFRFLGGVSGIAILVAVFAETGSFGSPQAFSAGFVPGIGVSAVLSLAAAIAGMGLPGRSKLQLMPAKA; translated from the coding sequence ATGAATGCATCGAACGAGATCACGACGAAGCGCTGGGTGCTGGCCCTCACTTCGGCTGCGTCCTTCATCGTCATCCTCGACGCCATGGTCGTCACGACCGCCTTGAGCGCCATCCGGATCGATCTCGGCGCTTCGATCGAGGTGCTGGAGTGGACGGTGAATGCCTATAATCTGAGCTTCGCGGTGCTGCTCCTGACCGGCGCAGCACTCGGCGACCGCTTCGGGCGAAAGCGCATGTTCACGCTCGGCCTCGCCATCTTCGTCGCGGCCTCGGCCGGCTGCGCGCTCGCCGGGAATGCCTATTGGCTGGTCGCGGCGCGGGCCGCCCAGGGCGCCGGCGCGGCGCTGGTGATGCCGCTCGCCATGGCGCTCCTGAGCGCAGCCTACCCTCCCCAGGAGCGAGGCAAGGCGCTCGGAATCTATAGCGGCCTCATCGGACTTGCCCTCATTGTGGGCCCGGTGCTCGGCGGCGCGGTCGTCGAGGGCTTGACCTGGCAGTGGATCTTCTGGATCAACCTGCCGCTCGGCTTCATCGTCATTGCGCTCATTCGCATGCGCATCGAGGAGAGCTTCGGGCCGGGCACCAGCATCGACTTTGCGGGCGTGGCGCTGGTGACCGGCGCGGCGCTCGGGATCGTCTGGGGGCTGATGCGCGGCAACCGCGCGGGCTGGACCAGCCCCGAGGTGCTCATCGCGATGGCCGCAGGCGCGCTCCTCGCCATCGCCTTCATCCGCTTCGAGCTCGGTTCCGCCGAGCCGATGGTGCCGATGCGCTTCTTCCGCTCCCGCAGCTTCTCCTCGGCGATCGGCGCGAGCTTCCTCTTCTACGCCGCGATGTACGGCGTCGTGTTCTTCCTGCCGCTATTCCTGCAGGTCGCGCAGGGCAATGGGCCGCTCGGCGCCGGCTTGCGGCTGCTGCCCTGGACCGCGACGCTGTTCGTGGTGGCGCCGCTCGCCGGCGGCCTCGTCAACCGGATCGGCGAACGACCGCTCGTCGTCTGCGGGCTCACCTTGCAAGCCGTCGGAATGGCATGGATCGGGCTGATCGCTACGCCCGATCTCGCCTATGGGAAGCTCATCATTCCGTTGATCCTGGCGGGCTCCGGCGTCTCGATGGCGATGCCCGCCGCCCAGAACGCCGCCATGAGCGCGGTCGCCAAAGCCGAAATCGGCAAGGCCTCCGGCATCTTCAACATGTTCCGCTTCCTCGGCGGCGTGTCCGGGATCGCGATCCTGGTCGCAGTGTTCGCCGAGACCGGCAGCTTCGGCTCTCCCCAGGCGTTCAGCGCCGGGTTCGTGCCGGGGATCGGC